CAAAAAGCAACGGCTTCGACAGAAGGAATGTTGTTGCAGCAAAAAAAAGCCGCACAGCTTTCTGATGGTATTTCTGCCGAACAAATTGCCAGAACACCAGACAAAGATGTAGGAAGTACTTTAAAACGTATTACTGGTGTTACGACTATTGATGATAAATATGTAGTAGTCCGCTCTATGGGTGAACGCTGGAACCAAGCGGTTATGGACGGTGTAAATCTGCCAAGTACAGATCCGAGTCAGCAGCAGTTTAATTTTGATATTATTCCAACTGCTATGGTAGAAAGTGTTGTTGTTAGTAAAAATGCAACACCCGATATGAATGCCAATTTTGCAGGAGGATTTGTTGAAGTCAAAACAAAAGATATTCCTAAGAAAAATTTTATGACTTTTTCTGTTGGAACTTCATACAACAGCAGAGCGACTTTTAAAGATCGTTTGACCAAACAAGAAGGCGAACATGATTATGTAGGTTTTGATGACGGAACGAGAACCTATCCTTCGGGTTTAACCAATATTGATGTTCCTACTACAGAAGCAGAATCAGGTCCGTTTATAGAACAATCTAAAAAGTTTACGCAGGATAACTTTACCACTTTTAAAACCTATGCCGCTCCAGGGACTTCTTTACAATTTGCTTTAGGTCAGGTTTATAAATTGAAAGACAATAACAAATTTGGTTTTGTAGGATCGGTTATTTTCAAGAATACTCAGGATCAATTAAAAATCGATCATACTGAAAGAGGAAGTTATATGCCCAATTCTGAATTTGTTCCAGAAGAAGGAAACGGATATTCTACTTTCAAAAAGTACGGATTTAAAAATTCAGGAGCTTCTTATAACTTCAATTCGACTGTGGGCGGAATGTTTAATGCCGGAATTCAATTCGGAAAACATAAAATTACGACCCGAAATACTTATATGCACATGTACGACAACCAGCTGACTCAAATTACGGGCTGGAATATGTATACAGGAAACCTTGAAGGAATTGTAAACGGTACTTTTCTTCCTTTTACCAAAGAAACAGATTATCCAGTTTACCAGACTTTTATTCAAAATAAAATTGAAGGAAACCATCGTTTTGAAAAATTTGAAATCAATTGGTTTGGTGCTTTCAGCAGTACCTCAAAAGATACCAAAGATGCTACTTTCTTAACGAGTTTACGTAGAAAAGTAGGAGAGGATACACAGCTTTATCAATTGGTGTACAATTCAGATCCAGAAAGTTTTAAAAGATCCAATTTTACCAATAGCGAAAATGATTATAATGTTGGAATAAACTTCAGCTATAATTTTGACTTTAGTGATTCTTTTACCAACACGGTAAAGGCAGGATATTTCGGAACGTATAAAAAAGCCAGAAACCAACAGGAATCATCTGCTTTAAATGTTGTTGGACAAGGAACAGATACGGCTATCATTGATTATCCGCTTTCTCAATTATTAGATGGTTCGCATTACCGCTGGGGAGGTTTCGGCTGGAAAAGAATTACGACGTATGGAAATGAATATATAGGAGATGTAAAAGTTCATTCTCCTTTTTTAATGCTCGATAATAAATTCAATCAATACGTTCGATTGGTTTGGGGACTTCGCGCAGAAAGTTATGTATATACACAAATTGCAAGTCAGTCTGATAACGCCGGTGGATTTGAAACCGTACAGAAAGACGATAAAGTATGGCAATATCTGCCTTCGGTAAACCTTACGGTAAGTCCTTCAAACAAAGTAAATCTTAGACTTGGGTATAATAAATCGGTATTAAGACCACAATTTTCAGAACGTTTAAACATGCCGTATTATGATCCGGTTCGTAATGCGATGGTATTAAATTATACGGGCGGAATTGTTTCAACAGAAGTTGATAATTATGATTTTAAAACAGAATGGTTTCCATCACAAGGTGAAATTATCTCGTTTGGTATCTACAAAAAGAACATAAAGAATCCAATTGAAGGGGTAACGCAGATTGGAAATGATGGAGGAACAAGATATATCTACAACATGAACTCTGACAGTGCCAAATTGTTTGGATTTGAATTTGAAATCTACAAGAATTTATCTTTTCTGGGAGAAGGGGATTTATTGAGAAAAATTTTCCTTTCTGGAAATGCTGCTTTCAATACTACTAAAGTAACGGGTTATGTCAATATTGACGGAACTGGAGGATTGTATGAAGCGAACCGTCCATTGTTTGGACAAGCGCCTTACAATTACAATATTGGAATGGATTATATAGGAGATCGTCTGGGTTTCAGTATCAGACACAATGCCATTGGTGACCAATACATTCTAGTAGGTTTTGATTATCAAGCCGAAGAAATCCGTATGCCGTATGGTATTACTGATGCACAGGTAAGTTATAAGTTTTTTGAAGAAAGAAATTTAGAATTAAAACTAGGAATCAAAAATTTTTTTGATACCGCTATCGAAACCTATAACAACGCAAATAGTTATTCAAAAAATGTTGATTTTGAAATTGGTGCCAACCCAAGAGATCAAAAAGCATTAGGAGCGGGAGCTTCAGACAAATACGATCCGTATATCGATAGAAAAATGTTTAAAGCTTGGACAGGCAGAAGCATCAATATTTCATTAAACTACTCATTTTAATAACATTAAATGCTTGATTTTTAATATAAGTTATGGTAAAAATTAAGAAACTGTTAAGGATGAAATTTTAGGTGATTTTTCCCTCATTTGAAATCTAATGTATATAAAGAAGCAACTCAGTACGCTCTTACTAAGATGGTTTAAAAAATTACATTCTTTTAAAGTTAAGACAAGGACACAGTAGAGACTGACACGTAAGAAACCCGCAAAAACTTCCCGGCCAAATGAGAGGCTTACAGGGTAAAATTGGTTGTCACGTAGAAAGAAACTGCCAGAGTGTTTATAAATTTTAGAGGAAATAAAGCTTTCATTCAAACCCCGAAAATGAAAGAAGAATATCAGGGATAGTTTTCCGGCGGTAAAACGGAATACTTATTACAAAGTTTACCAAAAAGGAAAAGGCCAAAGAGAAGAAATTTTGCTGCTCCTCTCAATGACCTCTGATGTAAAAATATGCAGCAATATAATCAAAATTCAATTACCATGAAAAAAGTTTTTTTGTTAGCGATTGCAATGATGTTCTTTAATTCTTGTCAAAATGATGACGCTGCTGCGGATTCTTCTTTTGCTATGAATTCTGCAGGTGCAGATTATTCAGGTGTTCCAGCGACAGTTCAGACTGTAAGTGGAAACATTACTACAAACACTACTTGGACAAACGACAGAGTTTGGGAAATCAGTGGAGTTGTTCGTGTAATTGGGGCTAAATTAACTATACAGCCAGGTACTTTTATCAAAGCGAAACCACTAACTGGTGGCGCTGCTACTGGAGTATTAGTAATCACTAAAACAGGACAGATTGATGCTCAGGGAACTGCTGCTTCTCCAGTTATCTTTACAAGTTATAACTTATTAGATGGAAACGCTTCTACTGTAGCTACTCCTGGTGATTTTGGTGGAGTTGTACTTTTAGGAGATGCTCAAGTTAATACTGGAGTTACGACTAACGTAATCGAAGGTTTAGGAGATCAGCCAAATGTATCTGATTTCTACTATGGTGGTTCAAACAATGCACACAATGCTGGTATCTTGAAATACGTTCGTATCGAATTCGCTGGTCGTATCCTTGATGCTGCAACAGGAGTTGAAATCAACGGTTTAACAGCTGGTGGTGTTGGTAGCGGAACCTCTATCGATTACGTACAAGTTTCTTATGGTAGAGATGATTCATTCGAATTCTTCGGAGGAACGGTTAATGCTTCTCACTTAGTATCTTTCGCACCAGA
This is a stretch of genomic DNA from Flavobacterium endoglycinae. It encodes these proteins:
- a CDS encoding TonB-dependent receptor, with amino-acid sequence MNDYFRQFPIAIQILFFSIFFSITSAYSQSGAVSVDFKNVSPQEVFENLESRTPYRFIYQKDMDLSKPLIDLKKENISIDNLLTELQTLTNLNFRRNNTNIAVNKKSVSKKLGSISGKVVDKNGLALPGASVRVIETANAAVSDFDGNYSFNLEAGTYSIEVSYVSFQTQKITDIKVAESDVVLNVVLKDDAESLDEVVVTQTFQKATASTEGMLLQQKKAAQLSDGISAEQIARTPDKDVGSTLKRITGVTTIDDKYVVVRSMGERWNQAVMDGVNLPSTDPSQQQFNFDIIPTAMVESVVVSKNATPDMNANFAGGFVEVKTKDIPKKNFMTFSVGTSYNSRATFKDRLTKQEGEHDYVGFDDGTRTYPSGLTNIDVPTTEAESGPFIEQSKKFTQDNFTTFKTYAAPGTSLQFALGQVYKLKDNNKFGFVGSVIFKNTQDQLKIDHTERGSYMPNSEFVPEEGNGYSTFKKYGFKNSGASYNFNSTVGGMFNAGIQFGKHKITTRNTYMHMYDNQLTQITGWNMYTGNLEGIVNGTFLPFTKETDYPVYQTFIQNKIEGNHRFEKFEINWFGAFSSTSKDTKDATFLTSLRRKVGEDTQLYQLVYNSDPESFKRSNFTNSENDYNVGINFSYNFDFSDSFTNTVKAGYFGTYKKARNQQESSALNVVGQGTDTAIIDYPLSQLLDGSHYRWGGFGWKRITTYGNEYIGDVKVHSPFLMLDNKFNQYVRLVWGLRAESYVYTQIASQSDNAGGFETVQKDDKVWQYLPSVNLTVSPSNKVNLRLGYNKSVLRPQFSERLNMPYYDPVRNAMVLNYTGGIVSTEVDNYDFKTEWFPSQGEIISFGIYKKNIKNPIEGVTQIGNDGGTRYIYNMNSDSAKLFGFEFEIYKNLSFLGEGDLLRKIFLSGNAAFNTTKVTGYVNIDGTGGLYEANRPLFGQAPYNYNIGMDYIGDRLGFSIRHNAIGDQYILVGFDYQAEEIRMPYGITDAQVSYKFFEERNLELKLGIKNFFDTAIETYNNANSYSKNVDFEIGANPRDQKALGAGASDKYDPYIDRKMFKAWTGRSINISLNYSF